The Brevibacillus brevis genome contains a region encoding:
- a CDS encoding HD domain-containing phosphohydrolase yields MYLKWRDRLFSTFLLLILGPTILICFLFYEQAEEAVFELHETNMDVNIGLVDERLLSLFQSIQKDTDELANRLSRRMTEGPSFVEGKKNGFRREWTSQEQAVQNLFERFSRNQNVVGNIVFLGEDGRVFSLYEDKSWNAENQFLEREPWGTGENRVNFLTKREQEGRPKSFFLEKRLESSNPKAAGLLVVEINLDKLTDWIRTYVVPKEYGMMVLSPSRTIMIHTDKTMIGNHVSVLPHYEMVRSQWEQSNENGLFSLLIQGKDIYVYRQVSEKSGGAFFEWMPRDGINERLQRLNLIFFFTLFIVVLFACYVAHRLSKWIGEPIYSLVSATDSLLKGDFSVRVPIQGMKEITLLENKFNTMAEQMHALITREREYSQQSLDQIVRSFYLAVEMKDPYTAGHTERVTHYALIIYDYLQKQEQLAVSRDDLRYAGLMHDIGKVAIPDHVLLKTGKLSPDEYECMKTHSIISGKIVEQIENLSHISPGVRHHHERWDGKGYPGQLTGEEIPLIGRILAVADTFDAMTSTRSYRKAMSAKEAYEEILRCQGTQFDPSIVTIFKKAFEDGAIQITQSANCKGRVSKDREIS; encoded by the coding sequence GTGTACCTGAAGTGGAGGGATCGATTATTTTCCACATTTTTATTGTTGATTCTAGGTCCTACTATTCTTATTTGCTTCCTTTTTTATGAACAAGCCGAAGAGGCAGTATTTGAACTACACGAGACGAACATGGATGTGAATATCGGGCTCGTCGATGAAAGGCTTTTGTCTCTTTTTCAGTCTATCCAAAAGGATACCGATGAATTGGCGAATAGACTGTCCAGACGTATGACAGAGGGACCATCTTTTGTCGAAGGAAAAAAGAATGGCTTCAGGCGTGAATGGACATCGCAGGAACAAGCCGTCCAAAATTTATTCGAGCGTTTCTCCCGTAATCAAAATGTGGTAGGAAATATTGTTTTTCTCGGTGAGGATGGAAGAGTTTTCTCATTATACGAAGATAAGAGCTGGAATGCGGAAAATCAATTTCTGGAACGCGAGCCATGGGGAACCGGAGAAAACAGGGTAAATTTCCTTACCAAAAGGGAGCAAGAGGGGCGCCCAAAATCATTTTTTCTTGAGAAGCGCCTGGAGAGTTCGAATCCAAAAGCTGCGGGACTTTTAGTAGTGGAAATCAATCTGGATAAACTGACAGACTGGATCCGTACCTATGTCGTTCCAAAAGAGTATGGCATGATGGTCCTTTCCCCCTCCCGAACCATTATGATTCACACCGATAAAACAATGATTGGAAATCATGTTTCGGTGCTTCCTCATTATGAAATGGTACGCAGTCAGTGGGAACAATCTAATGAAAATGGACTCTTTTCCTTGCTCATCCAAGGCAAGGACATTTACGTATACCGTCAAGTATCTGAAAAAAGCGGGGGTGCTTTTTTTGAGTGGATGCCGAGAGATGGGATTAATGAACGATTACAACGATTGAACCTCATCTTTTTTTTCACTCTTTTTATCGTTGTTTTATTTGCCTGTTATGTGGCTCACCGATTATCAAAATGGATTGGTGAGCCGATCTATAGCTTGGTATCTGCCACTGACTCCTTGTTGAAAGGCGATTTTTCCGTACGTGTCCCGATACAGGGGATGAAAGAAATAACGCTGCTGGAGAATAAGTTCAACACCATGGCAGAACAGATGCATGCGTTAATTACCCGAGAGCGGGAGTATTCGCAACAGAGCCTGGATCAAATCGTTCGCAGCTTTTATTTAGCCGTAGAGATGAAGGACCCTTATACAGCAGGACATACAGAACGAGTTACGCACTATGCCCTTATCATTTACGATTATTTACAGAAACAAGAGCAGCTTGCGGTTTCACGAGATGATTTACGTTATGCTGGCTTAATGCATGATATCGGAAAAGTAGCCATTCCTGATCACGTCCTTTTAAAAACAGGAAAGCTATCGCCTGACGAGTATGAATGCATGAAAACTCATTCCATCATCAGTGGAAAAATTGTGGAGCAGATAGAAAACCTGTCTCATATCAGTCCAGGGGTACGGCATCACCATGAGCGATGGGATGGAAAAGGTTACCCTGGTCAGCTCACAGGGGAAGAAATCCCACTGATTGGGCGCATTCTTGCCGTTGCAGATACGTTTGATGCGATGACTTCTACGCGTTCCTATCGCAAAGCTATGTCCGCAAAAGAGGCGTACGAAGAAATTCTGCGATGCCAAGGAACACAGTTTGACCCCTCCATTGTTACGATTTTTAAGAAGGCTTTTGAGGATGGAGCTATTCAGATTACACAATCGGCGAATTGTAAGGGAAGAGTTAGTAAGGATAGAGAGATTTCCTAG